In Thermodesulforhabdus norvegica, a single window of DNA contains:
- the recO gene encoding DNA repair protein RecO produces the protein MKFITTRAVILQTKDANEADVIVDFLDEKGTRLRALAKHGRRSRKRFVNAFGTLSLVTLRYRHYGDRLWLEDGKLEKAFSLGDDPPLVAGLKDLVREVLLNLLPEGEGNPENFFLLLGFLNALASRQAERSVELTDIFLLRQTAISGYLPAFDRCDICGADLSSVRRWVWQLSPFRVTCATHFLSGTMKWEWDGEILSIIKSSISFPVGRLWNIRMSAFKAPVLLKNICSWLEMLISKELKSYRWILERGLKETT, from the coding sequence ATGAAATTTATCACGACCAGAGCTGTTATCCTGCAGACGAAGGATGCAAACGAAGCCGATGTAATCGTCGATTTTCTGGATGAAAAAGGTACTCGTCTGAGGGCTCTGGCAAAACACGGAAGACGAAGCCGGAAAAGATTTGTAAACGCTTTTGGCACCCTTTCCCTTGTAACTCTCAGGTATCGGCACTATGGGGATCGGTTATGGCTTGAAGATGGTAAGCTTGAAAAGGCCTTTTCCCTCGGTGACGACCCGCCTCTGGTTGCCGGACTCAAGGATCTGGTTCGTGAAGTTCTGCTTAATCTGCTCCCTGAGGGTGAGGGTAATCCGGAGAATTTTTTTCTTCTGCTGGGTTTTCTCAATGCTCTTGCCTCCAGGCAGGCCGAAAGGTCGGTCGAATTGACCGATATTTTTTTATTGCGTCAAACTGCCATCTCCGGCTACCTCCCTGCTTTTGATAGATGCGACATATGCGGCGCCGACCTCAGTTCTGTGAGAAGATGGGTATGGCAACTGAGCCCATTCAGGGTTACCTGTGCGACACATTTCCTTTCGGGGACGATGAAATGGGAGTGGGACGGGGAAATTTTGAGTATTATAAAAAGCTCTATTTCATTCCCGGTGGGGAGGTTGTGGAATATCAGAATGTCGGCCTTTAAAGCACCGGTACTTTTGAAAAATATCTGTTCGTGGCTGGAGATGCTGATTTCGAAAGAACTTAAAAGCTACAGGTGGATTTTAGAAAGAGGGCTTAAGGAGACAACATGA
- a CDS encoding cytochrome c biogenesis protein CcdA, with amino-acid sequence MSSSWIVEFREWMVGQSLLAFIAAFWGGVLASFTPCTYPVLPITVAYIGHQASRDKRRVLFYSALYATGLAVTYTTLGIVATLTGKLFGSWVGNRWLYLVVGNICILAALIMLEVFHVRPPSWLRNLGRSKNSWGGLGAFSMGVTSALIIGPCTTPILGVLLSMAAAKQNLPWTISVFLAFSYGLAFIVVIAGIFAGLLTALPSSGPWLRFIQKALAMCMFAVGEYFIFKAGTLS; translated from the coding sequence ATGAGTTCTTCGTGGATTGTGGAATTTAGAGAGTGGATGGTGGGACAGTCTCTCCTTGCCTTTATAGCAGCTTTCTGGGGCGGAGTTCTCGCAAGCTTTACACCCTGCACCTATCCTGTTTTGCCCATAACGGTGGCTTATATAGGGCACCAGGCTTCACGAGACAAAAGAAGAGTATTGTTTTATTCGGCCCTTTACGCTACAGGCCTTGCGGTTACTTACACGACCCTGGGCATCGTTGCAACATTGACCGGGAAATTATTCGGATCCTGGGTCGGTAATAGGTGGCTTTACCTCGTTGTTGGAAACATCTGCATCCTGGCGGCATTGATTATGCTGGAAGTTTTTCACGTCCGTCCGCCTTCGTGGCTCAGGAATTTGGGTCGGAGTAAGAATTCCTGGGGGGGACTGGGCGCTTTTAGCATGGGAGTGACCTCTGCACTTATTATAGGCCCCTGTACTACACCGATACTCGGAGTTCTGCTGTCGATGGCGGCTGCGAAACAAAATCTACCGTGGACTATTTCGGTCTTTCTGGCCTTTTCCTACGGACTTGCTTTCATTGTCGTTATTGCCGGGATCTTTGCGGGCTTACTGACGGCGCTCCCCTCTTCAGGACCATGGCTCAGATTTATCCAGAAAGCCCTTGCCATGTGCATGTTTGCCGTAGGGGAGTACTTTATATTCAAAGCCGGTACCTTGAGTTGA
- a CDS encoding peroxiredoxin family protein yields the protein MKKLFVLAVIVVFGAGVIMALWHKSPKYEEIELAPQGIGSSVVAPDFRLPKISGGYVSLSEVLQSRPVLLYFWATWCPMCSRLRPDVEALRKKIDGEKLAIFAVNIGVNDPIERVVRYVKENRVSLPVLYDRKGEVSARYGAFGVPLFVLINSDGKIIYWGHELPDVLGFFKSRS from the coding sequence ATGAAGAAGCTTTTCGTTCTTGCCGTGATTGTGGTCTTCGGTGCGGGTGTTATCATGGCTTTATGGCATAAATCTCCTAAGTATGAAGAGATAGAGCTGGCCCCACAGGGGATCGGCTCCAGCGTGGTTGCTCCCGATTTCAGATTGCCAAAGATTTCCGGCGGCTACGTGTCTCTTTCGGAAGTTTTGCAAAGCCGGCCTGTTTTGCTTTATTTCTGGGCTACCTGGTGTCCCATGTGTTCTCGTTTAAGGCCGGACGTGGAGGCATTGAGAAAAAAGATAGACGGTGAAAAACTTGCCATTTTTGCGGTGAATATCGGGGTTAATGATCCCATAGAGCGGGTGGTACGATACGTTAAGGAGAATAGGGTAAGTTTGCCCGTCCTCTACGACAGGAAAGGCGAGGTAAGTGCCCGGTACGGTGCTTTTGGTGTTCCTCTTTTTGTCCTCATAAATTCCGATGGTAAAATAATTTACTGGGGCCATGAGCTTCCCGACGTTTTGGGTTTTTTTAAAAGCAGAAGCTAG
- the glgC gene encoding glucose-1-phosphate adenylyltransferase has protein sequence MKDVLAVVMAGGRGERLRPLTEDRCKPAVPFGGIYRLIDIPLSNCVNSGIYKILVFPQYKSQSLVDHLEEGWLPYFSRPLGHYMKIVAPQQRMGEQWYRGTADSVRQNMYLIEREHPRHVLILSGDHVYKMDYSAFRKYHEEKEADVTVSLLEVDISFAHEFGIAQVDDDFRIIDFEEKPREPKAIPGDPDHALASMGIYIFRWQVLEEVLKGSDAEDFGKEIIPELIKRYRVYAYPYRAMNRIRDYVYEPTDQEGIRRKVLMSRTRDSAYWRDVGTIDAYWNANMDLTGVDPFFSLYGELWPLRTLHRSYPPAKFVFNDRAKKRVGAAYDSIISPGCIVSGGTVRHSVLGYNVYVHSFAEVDESVILDNVEIGRHCRIKKAIIDKDNNIPPGTEIGINPREDMKTFHVTPRGIVVVPKAFFR, from the coding sequence ATGAAGGATGTACTGGCTGTCGTTATGGCCGGGGGAAGGGGCGAGAGGCTTCGCCCTCTCACGGAAGATAGATGCAAACCTGCAGTACCTTTCGGTGGAATTTATCGGCTGATAGATATTCCTTTGAGCAATTGTGTTAATTCTGGAATCTACAAAATCCTTGTGTTTCCACAGTATAAGTCACAATCCCTGGTCGATCATCTTGAAGAAGGCTGGCTTCCTTACTTTTCCCGCCCCCTGGGGCACTACATGAAGATTGTCGCTCCCCAACAGCGGATGGGGGAGCAATGGTATAGGGGAACGGCCGATTCCGTGCGGCAGAATATGTATCTGATAGAACGGGAACACCCCCGTCATGTTCTGATCCTTTCGGGGGATCACGTTTACAAAATGGATTACTCGGCTTTCCGAAAATATCATGAAGAAAAAGAGGCAGACGTTACGGTAAGTCTTCTTGAAGTGGATATTTCTTTTGCTCATGAGTTCGGGATTGCTCAGGTAGATGACGATTTTAGGATAATTGACTTTGAAGAAAAACCCCGGGAACCCAAAGCCATTCCCGGAGATCCCGACCATGCTCTCGCTTCCATGGGTATTTATATCTTTCGATGGCAGGTACTGGAGGAGGTGCTGAAAGGGAGTGATGCTGAGGATTTCGGGAAGGAAATCATACCGGAGCTTATAAAGCGCTATCGCGTTTACGCTTATCCCTATCGCGCAATGAATCGAATACGTGATTACGTTTACGAACCCACGGATCAGGAAGGAATTCGAAGAAAAGTCCTGATGTCTCGAACCCGTGACTCGGCCTACTGGAGAGATGTGGGAACGATTGATGCCTACTGGAATGCCAATATGGATTTAACCGGTGTGGATCCCTTTTTCAGCCTGTACGGAGAGCTGTGGCCGCTACGGACACTTCATCGTTCTTATCCACCTGCAAAGTTCGTTTTTAACGATCGAGCTAAAAAGAGGGTAGGGGCTGCCTACGATTCGATCATCTCTCCGGGATGTATCGTCAGCGGCGGTACGGTGAGGCATTCCGTACTGGGCTATAATGTTTATGTTCACAGCTTCGCCGAAGTGGATGAATCGGTGATCCTTGATAATGTGGAGATTGGAAGGCATTGCCGCATAAAGAAGGCCATAATTGACAAGGATAACAACATACCTCCGGGAACGGAGATCGGCATAAATCCTCGAGAAGATATGAAAACCTTTCATGTCACCCCACGGGGCATTGTGGTGGTGCCCAAAGCATTCTTCCGATGA
- the dnaA gene encoding chromosomal replication initiator protein DnaA, with product MPSEVDGWTIVKQKLEGSLPRGQFDLWIAPLEFCGIEGNSIRLGCRNNFHVQWLKERLQRKILDAIRSVFPDIRDIRYEIASGRIKGEEKGPREDDYALPGSQREPVGRQLSINDVLEVRPSPFNPRFTFDHFVVGTCNQLAYASSMAVATGQSFNVPSLYLLSDSGLGKSHLSHAVGNYVLKKNPRLKVRYVTAEQFTNEMIAALKNDRMESFKKKYRASCDILLLERIEFLSGKEKIQSELLYTIDELLDRGKKIICTGSRLPREIPRLHEDLKSRLSGVLVAPIEPPDFDTRFRILQKKASQEGVKIPLKVLEFMAGHIEGDVRKLESCLIGLIAKSNILGVPIDIGLARDVVAMVYERLPRVDIALIQQLVCETFDVTPQELASPSRKKRVALARKIAFYLCREYTRESLQTIGSAFNRNHSTVVYAVNDVKKKLSGGKSSLGKYVDLISRKLKIRCAFPE from the coding sequence ATGCCTTCGGAAGTGGATGGCTGGACGATCGTCAAACAAAAGCTGGAAGGTTCATTACCCCGTGGACAGTTCGACCTGTGGATTGCTCCGCTGGAATTTTGCGGCATTGAAGGCAATTCTATTCGTCTGGGCTGCCGTAACAACTTCCATGTTCAGTGGCTGAAGGAACGTTTACAGCGGAAAATTCTTGATGCCATCAGGTCCGTCTTCCCCGATATCCGAGATATCCGATACGAGATTGCATCAGGGCGGATCAAAGGCGAGGAGAAGGGACCGCGGGAAGATGACTACGCCTTGCCGGGATCTCAGAGAGAACCCGTGGGGCGGCAGCTGTCAATAAACGATGTTCTTGAGGTACGGCCTTCACCCTTTAACCCTAGATTTACCTTCGACCATTTTGTTGTTGGAACCTGCAATCAACTCGCCTACGCATCTTCTATGGCCGTTGCCACAGGCCAGTCCTTTAATGTGCCTTCTCTCTATCTCCTTTCCGACTCCGGCCTGGGAAAGAGCCATCTGTCTCATGCCGTCGGCAACTACGTTCTGAAAAAGAATCCCCGATTGAAGGTCAGGTACGTTACCGCAGAGCAGTTCACCAACGAGATGATAGCGGCTCTTAAGAACGATCGTATGGAGAGCTTCAAAAAGAAATACCGGGCTTCATGTGACATCTTGCTTCTGGAAAGAATAGAATTTCTGAGCGGAAAGGAAAAAATTCAGTCGGAATTGCTCTACACCATAGATGAATTACTTGATAGAGGAAAAAAAATAATATGTACCGGTAGCAGACTTCCCAGGGAAATACCCAGACTCCATGAGGACCTTAAATCCCGGCTCTCCGGTGTGCTGGTAGCGCCCATAGAACCGCCCGATTTTGACACACGATTTAGAATTCTTCAGAAGAAGGCTTCACAGGAAGGAGTTAAAATCCCCCTGAAGGTTCTCGAATTCATGGCAGGCCATATCGAAGGCGATGTGAGGAAGCTGGAAAGCTGTCTGATCGGTCTCATAGCCAAAAGCAATATTTTGGGTGTTCCCATCGACATCGGACTGGCTCGAGATGTCGTTGCCATGGTCTACGAACGACTTCCCAGGGTTGATATTGCATTAATACAACAACTGGTCTGCGAAACCTTTGATGTAACACCTCAGGAGTTGGCATCGCCCAGCCGGAAAAAACGGGTTGCCCTGGCCAGAAAAATAGCTTTTTATCTGTGCCGTGAATATACCCGTGAAAGCCTGCAAACCATAGGCAGTGCCTTTAATCGTAACCACAGTACGGTTGTATATGCCGTAAATGATGTGAAAAAGAAGCTTTCGGGCGGAAAAAGCTCTTTAGGGAAATACGTGGATCTGATATCCAGAAAGCTAAAAATCCGATGCGCCTTTCCCGAATAG
- a CDS encoding ABC-type transport auxiliary lipoprotein family protein, whose product MKRSICVTIMFTVIWGCSLGFLNHQEAPLFYGLFYEYHPVDFKNLQTGPFLPVVSIMKFRSSYPFGERRMVVEIPPVGVSLSDRHQWIASPPMLVRDFLLKDLFSDGRVQIVERGTAGPEPFYGISGRIEKFSWVQMENGNFRAELQATLQLWSDRLRKVILSRRYSYSSPEYHHNSPEVFASSMSKLVIRLSKDFRRDLYVALFGKGASDF is encoded by the coding sequence ATGAAGCGATCGATCTGCGTAACCATCATGTTTACCGTGATCTGGGGTTGTAGTTTGGGTTTTTTAAATCATCAAGAAGCTCCGCTGTTTTACGGCCTCTTTTATGAATATCACCCCGTTGATTTCAAAAATTTGCAGACCGGCCCTTTTTTACCCGTGGTTAGCATCATGAAATTCCGGTCTTCCTATCCCTTTGGCGAAAGACGAATGGTCGTGGAGATCCCTCCCGTCGGTGTCAGCCTGTCGGACCGTCATCAATGGATAGCGTCTCCACCGATGTTAGTCCGTGATTTCCTTCTGAAAGATCTCTTTTCGGACGGCAGAGTCCAGATAGTCGAGAGGGGTACAGCCGGTCCCGAGCCCTTTTACGGAATCTCAGGCCGAATTGAAAAATTCAGCTGGGTTCAGATGGAAAACGGAAACTTCAGGGCAGAACTACAGGCAACCCTTCAACTATGGAGCGACCGTCTAAGAAAGGTTATTCTGTCCAGGCGATACTCCTACAGCAGTCCGGAGTATCATCACAACAGCCCTGAGGTCTTTGCTTCTTCCATGAGCAAGCTTGTCATAAGGCTGTCTAAAGACTTTCGCAGAGACCTATATGTTGCTCTATTCGGGAAAGGCGCATCGGATTTTTAG
- a CDS encoding MlaD family protein → MSRRVKTVYVGVFTLICLSLIVGLFLWIGLSHFFEEYKTYATYFDESVKGLQKDAVINYRGVPVGRVGRIGIAPDGRLIEVLLHLKPDLVVDEDVVVRLREQGITGLRFLEIDRAPEDAEKLSPVITFSPPYPVIRSYPSEFALLKRSLETLYSRIESLNIEGLVSQWSALAKELRSAVSEEEFGEMIRSLRIFSENLSSISENLKVVANRERLEDYADEIEALLKESRLALTTTTQKARSLDVASLNQAIRETRDLVVNTQKTLEALQVMLTSVLEDLRMSVEQLSLTVEDLRAEPSRILLVPRKSDPFESTNKGHKK, encoded by the coding sequence ATGAGCCGCCGGGTAAAAACCGTCTATGTGGGCGTCTTTACGCTGATCTGCCTGTCTTTAATTGTTGGTCTCTTTTTGTGGATCGGGCTGTCCCACTTTTTTGAAGAATATAAAACCTACGCGACCTATTTCGACGAATCGGTGAAAGGGCTTCAGAAGGATGCCGTGATAAACTACAGAGGAGTTCCGGTGGGTCGTGTCGGCCGGATCGGAATAGCCCCTGACGGCCGCCTTATAGAAGTCCTTTTGCATCTTAAGCCGGATCTGGTCGTCGATGAGGATGTGGTGGTAAGGTTGAGGGAACAGGGGATAACGGGTTTGAGATTTCTGGAAATAGATCGTGCTCCTGAAGATGCGGAAAAGTTAAGCCCCGTTATTACCTTTTCTCCACCATATCCCGTTATTCGAAGCTATCCCTCCGAGTTTGCCCTTCTAAAAAGAAGCCTGGAAACCCTTTATTCCAGGATCGAGTCTCTGAACATTGAAGGGCTCGTATCCCAATGGAGCGCTCTGGCGAAGGAGCTCAGAAGCGCCGTTTCAGAAGAAGAGTTCGGCGAAATGATAAGGTCCCTGAGGATTTTTTCTGAAAATCTTTCGAGCATTTCAGAAAATCTTAAGGTCGTTGCAAACAGGGAACGCCTGGAAGACTATGCCGACGAAATAGAAGCTCTGTTAAAAGAAAGCAGACTGGCCTTAACAACCACGACTCAGAAAGCCAGGTCTCTCGATGTAGCTTCCTTAAACCAGGCCATAAGAGAAACCCGGGACCTCGTGGTAAACACGCAGAAAACCCTGGAAGCACTACAGGTTATGCTGACCTCGGTGCTTGAGGATCTGCGAATGTCCGTTGAACAATTGAGTCTCACCGTCGAAGACCTGAGAGCGGAACCGTCCCGAATACTATTAGTTCCAAGAAAAAGCGATCCCTTTGAATCAACGAATAAAGGCCATAAAAAGTGA
- a CDS encoding ABC transporter ATP-binding protein — protein sequence MLLDGKDGEVLRTENLTVGYGGEPTLVRVSLSVDKGEIVTVLGTSGCGKSTLLKCLVGLLSPIEGSVFLFGKNVTIEGFTLDVRLKMGVLFQASGLIGSLSLYENVALPLREHTAWPEDWINDMVYEKLRTVGLEGYANYLPSELSGGMKKRAGLARALVMDPPLLFCDEPLAGLDPITASEIDHLLLDLNRNLGITMVVVTHELSSIERISDRCIMLDRSVRGILATGTVEELKEHENPIVRAFFARGRLKT from the coding sequence ATGCTTTTGGATGGTAAAGACGGTGAAGTGCTTCGGACGGAAAACCTGACGGTCGGATATGGTGGTGAACCCACTCTGGTGAGGGTATCCCTTTCCGTTGATAAAGGTGAAATAGTTACCGTCCTCGGCACAAGCGGATGCGGCAAAAGCACCCTCTTAAAGTGCCTGGTGGGTCTGCTGAGCCCCATCGAGGGAAGTGTTTTCCTATTCGGAAAGAACGTCACCATCGAGGGATTTACTCTGGATGTCAGGCTAAAGATGGGAGTGCTATTCCAGGCCAGCGGTCTCATTGGATCTCTTTCACTCTACGAAAACGTTGCTCTGCCCTTAAGGGAACACACGGCCTGGCCGGAAGATTGGATAAACGACATGGTCTATGAGAAGCTTAGAACGGTGGGGCTTGAAGGATACGCGAATTATTTACCTTCAGAGCTCAGCGGCGGCATGAAAAAGCGAGCAGGTCTTGCACGGGCCCTCGTTATGGATCCACCGCTGCTTTTCTGTGACGAACCTCTGGCCGGTCTAGACCCGATAACGGCATCCGAAATAGACCACCTTTTACTGGATCTGAACCGAAACCTCGGGATTACCATGGTGGTTGTGACCCATGAACTTTCCAGTATAGAAAGAATCTCCGATCGATGTATTATGCTTGACCGAAGTGTAAGGGGGATACTTGCCACGGGAACCGTTGAGGAGCTAAAGGAGCACGAAAATCCCATCGTGCGGGCTTTCTTTGCCCGTGGGAGACTTAAGACATGA
- a CDS encoding MlaE family ABC transporter permease: MRIGSGVPRGGALRIFLKKLDSLSADRGVPCEIVVEGAVLPVVEKAEKPLKDFPRELNGQGYSFPISILDALGAKILDLLKQYEDCSRFVGMLLLHFVNLLTLRTKFRFGEWLYQLEHTGARAMPIVGLMSFLIGLVTAFQAAVQLRQFGANIFVADLVALAMARELAPLITAILMVGRTTSAFTAEIGTMKVNEELDALKVLNINILDYLVIPRVLSAALAGPLLTAWSLGAGLSGGMMVASLGLDVTPYSFLQEVYGILTLTDLWVGFLKSVLFALAAGLIGCYMGLRTGISADSVGRQTTRAVINALFAVILIDAFVTVLAHAFGW; encoded by the coding sequence GTGAGAATAGGTTCCGGGGTTCCCCGTGGAGGGGCACTGAGAATTTTCCTCAAGAAACTGGATTCCTTATCTGCCGACCGCGGAGTTCCTTGTGAAATCGTGGTTGAAGGTGCCGTGCTTCCCGTAGTGGAAAAAGCGGAGAAACCGCTCAAAGACTTCCCTCGGGAACTCAACGGGCAGGGATATTCCTTCCCCATTTCCATTCTGGATGCGCTCGGTGCAAAAATTTTAGATCTGCTGAAGCAATACGAGGATTGTTCCAGGTTTGTCGGGATGCTTTTGCTTCATTTCGTAAACCTTTTGACGCTCCGTACCAAATTTCGTTTTGGTGAATGGCTTTATCAGCTTGAACATACCGGTGCCAGAGCCATGCCCATTGTAGGGCTTATGAGTTTTTTGATTGGGCTCGTTACGGCTTTTCAGGCGGCAGTTCAGCTTCGGCAATTTGGAGCCAACATTTTTGTTGCCGATCTGGTGGCCCTTGCCATGGCAAGGGAGTTAGCGCCGCTGATAACGGCAATACTTATGGTGGGCAGAACCACTTCCGCCTTCACGGCCGAAATCGGTACGATGAAGGTTAACGAAGAACTCGACGCCCTCAAGGTATTGAACATCAACATTTTAGACTATCTGGTGATCCCCAGAGTGCTTAGCGCAGCCCTTGCAGGGCCGCTTCTTACCGCATGGTCTCTTGGAGCCGGATTGTCGGGCGGAATGATGGTCGCCTCCCTTGGGCTCGATGTCACCCCCTACTCTTTTTTGCAGGAGGTTTACGGCATTCTCACTCTTACGGACCTCTGGGTAGGTTTTCTTAAAAGTGTCCTTTTTGCGCTGGCCGCCGGCTTAATAGGCTGTTACATGGGACTCAGAACCGGCATAAGTGCTGATAGCGTGGGGAGACAGACGACCCGGGCCGTAATCAATGCCCTTTTCGCAGTGATATTGATAGATGCATTTGTAACGGTGCTGGCACATGCTTTTGGATGGTAA
- a CDS encoding integration host factor subunit alpha: MTVTKAHIVERLFQRAYGKLTKTDCARIVETIFEIMKQSLENGEDVLISGFGKFAVRAKSPRRGRNPQTGEAMMLPGRRVVTFRCSSVLRNKMNAE; the protein is encoded by the coding sequence ATGACCGTTACAAAGGCTCATATTGTGGAGCGACTTTTTCAGAGAGCCTACGGAAAGCTGACAAAGACGGATTGTGCAAGGATCGTTGAAACGATTTTCGAGATAATGAAGCAGAGCCTGGAAAACGGGGAAGATGTGCTTATCAGTGGCTTTGGTAAGTTTGCCGTCAGAGCCAAGAGCCCTCGTCGTGGCAGGAACCCCCAGACCGGAGAAGCAATGATGCTTCCCGGCAGGAGAGTTGTAACCTTCCGCTGTTCAAGTGTACTTCGTAACAAGATGAATGCCGAATAA
- a CDS encoding rhodanese-like domain-containing protein, which translates to MKGDYKKILLEAFIILVLASTTGLAVNHIRKDKLRLFGTDCFKQTRVCHAEAKSQEIVSLEESSAFFFKNAAIFVDARSPVAFMMGHIPGALNVPIDQVALALEMYFKGLSPDTMIIVYDGDAEGNVGADVADVLKSAGFKNVLLFPDGWTKWQAKGLPVEIGAVSANG; encoded by the coding sequence GTGAAGGGAGACTACAAAAAAATCCTCCTTGAAGCTTTTATCATACTCGTGCTGGCATCAACCACCGGACTTGCCGTAAACCATATCAGAAAGGACAAACTGCGGCTCTTCGGAACGGACTGTTTTAAGCAGACCCGGGTATGCCACGCCGAAGCCAAAAGCCAGGAAATCGTAAGTCTTGAAGAAAGCTCGGCCTTTTTCTTCAAAAACGCCGCAATCTTTGTGGATGCGAGATCGCCCGTTGCCTTTATGATGGGTCATATTCCCGGGGCTTTAAACGTTCCCATAGATCAGGTAGCGCTTGCCCTGGAAATGTATTTTAAAGGACTATCTCCCGATACAATGATAATAGTTTACGACGGTGATGCCGAAGGGAATGTTGGAGCGGACGTAGCGGATGTGCTGAAGTCGGCCGGTTTTAAAAACGTTCTCCTTTTTCCTGACGGATGGACTAAATGGCAGGCCAAAGGGCTTCCCGTTGAAATAGGAGCCGTTTCCGCAAACGGATAA
- a CDS encoding riboflavin synthase has protein sequence MFTGLVEGLGTVVRINPQGVDKRIFIRPDFDPGEIIPGESIAIDGACLTVVAWDGSVFAADVSSETLRRTTIGDRKPGDKVNLERALRLGDRFGGHIVMGHVDAVGVVTERYEEGRSVRFSFRIPADLAKYVVEKGSITVNGVSLTVNSCRGSLFDVNIIPHTAAMTNIGLLKVGDRVNIEVDIIGKYVEKLLKGWNTRIPTGDRINEDFLKEHGFI, from the coding sequence ATGTTTACCGGTCTCGTTGAAGGTCTGGGAACCGTGGTGAGGATAAATCCACAGGGTGTCGATAAAAGAATTTTCATAAGACCCGACTTCGATCCCGGAGAAATTATTCCGGGGGAAAGTATAGCCATAGACGGGGCGTGCCTCACGGTCGTTGCCTGGGACGGTTCGGTTTTTGCCGCCGACGTCTCTTCGGAAACCCTGAGACGAACCACTATCGGAGATAGAAAACCGGGTGATAAAGTCAATCTTGAAAGGGCTTTAAGACTTGGTGACAGGTTCGGCGGTCACATAGTCATGGGCCATGTGGATGCCGTGGGTGTTGTAACGGAGCGGTATGAGGAAGGCCGGTCTGTACGGTTTTCCTTCCGAATACCGGCGGATCTTGCGAAATACGTGGTGGAAAAAGGATCCATAACCGTAAACGGAGTAAGCCTTACCGTTAATTCCTGCAGGGGCTCCCTTTTCGATGTCAACATAATCCCTCACACGGCCGCAATGACCAACATAGGTCTTCTGAAAGTGGGGGATCGTGTGAATATAGAAGTGGATATAATCGGGAAGTATGTGGAAAAACTCCTCAAGGGCTGGAACACAAGAATTCCCACAGGAGACAGGATAAACGAGGATTTCCTGAAAGAACACGGTTTTATTTAG